A single window of Halobacillus naozhouensis DNA harbors:
- a CDS encoding GNAT family N-acetyltransferase, translated as MQIRELEVKELHTVARWLHSMNEQDKHYVAWLASDPNEIFEQIWTLTQFEEPLAYVAWEQDKIIGFIGILPFFDQKLSRLLGPFTTREDSEVIERLWEKATLTLKMHFDLVKVACFKTNEPLVTFAERHEFSLYNIEKTLALHQSHFSPSNEKSPHISELTSDHLSSLRDLHPAGAYYTTEEMVELAKQEENKLFGYVEDGKLISYLYYETITADEGEICFVNVQPDDRGKGIGTLLIEHALQYAFYVYGVKTVTLSVRNQNTQAEQLYQQLGFREINTIYAFEKNLSDLNVPPLFH; from the coding sequence ATGCAGATTCGAGAACTGGAAGTTAAAGAACTACATACTGTTGCACGATGGCTCCACTCTATGAACGAACAAGATAAACATTATGTCGCCTGGCTTGCTTCAGATCCCAATGAAATATTTGAACAGATTTGGACGTTGACACAATTCGAGGAACCCCTTGCCTATGTGGCTTGGGAACAGGATAAGATCATTGGATTTATCGGAATCCTCCCCTTCTTCGATCAAAAGTTGTCCCGATTACTTGGCCCTTTTACCACCCGGGAAGATTCCGAGGTGATTGAACGACTGTGGGAGAAGGCGACCCTCACACTCAAGATGCATTTCGATCTCGTAAAAGTAGCGTGCTTTAAAACAAACGAGCCATTGGTTACCTTTGCGGAGCGTCATGAGTTTTCACTCTATAACATAGAAAAAACGCTAGCTCTGCACCAGTCGCACTTCTCCCCTTCAAATGAAAAAAGCCCGCATATTTCCGAGCTGACGAGCGATCATCTTTCTTCGCTTCGTGACCTTCATCCAGCAGGGGCTTACTATACAACAGAAGAAATGGTCGAGCTGGCTAAACAGGAAGAGAATAAACTCTTTGGATATGTCGAAGATGGCAAGCTGATCAGCTACCTTTATTATGAAACCATTACAGCTGATGAGGGAGAGATTTGTTTTGTAAATGTCCAGCCAGATGACCGTGGGAAAGGGATTGGCACGTTGTTAATTGAGCATGCCTTACAATATGCCTTCTACGTATATGGCGTCAAAACAGTGACCCTCTCAGTCCGCAACCAAAACACGCAGGCCGAACAACTTTATCAGCAGTTAGGGTTCAGAGAAATCAACACGATCTATGCTTTTGAGAAAAATCTTAGTGACTTGAATGTGCCTCCACTCTTCCATTAA
- a CDS encoding glycoside hydrolase family 65 protein, whose amino-acid sequence MNWHIKRNRLNVEELINEESLFFLGNGYLGVRGNFEEGYPDESPTIRGTYINAFHDIIDIPYGEKLYGFPDTQQKMLNVQDTQSVHIYLGEEEELYTLEQGQVLNYSRKLLLDEGSTAREIYWKSPLGKELNIRFERLVSFVHRELFMIKLTLIPVNFSGKLKVVSSVSGDVENYVNEEDPRVATGEAKRLHLSRLLVNEDVGYIESQAEVSRLLAGCMTRHYTDVNAEMSVYKDDHSKQLLFEYVWEAEESVPASLTKRTIFVDSLRHEGDLYEAAIQLQQSLEDWRDDELFHKQKEYMVQFWRHGDVRVGGDFKLQEGLRFNLYHLLQSVGRDSYSNISAKGLSGEGYEGHYFWDTEIYMFPVFLMIAPDLARKLLIYRYSILSHAKNRAAEMGHQQGALFPWRTISGKECSSYFPAGTAQYHISADIAYSYIQYYQATGDTDFLLDYGVELLVETARLWMDVGHLNKNGFSINNVTGPDEYTAIVNNNYYTNVMAKHNLIWAVKAYQLAKRKNSKRVKDLAETLCLTKEELEEFKQAAVTMNLPYDSQFGINPQDDTFLNKAVWDMKNTPADEFPLLLHFHPLTLYRYQVCKQADTVLAHFLLEDEQDFETIRNSYNYYEKITTHDSSLSTCVFSMMAAKLGDLEKAFHYFGDSARLDLDNMHGNTKDGLHMANMAGSFMAIVFGFAGLRIKENGLHFTPKLPEQWSDYSFHVHGQGQLISACVTSQYMRLKLIDANRPVEVHVNGLHYRIKPDETLKVFLAD is encoded by the coding sequence ATGAACTGGCACATTAAGCGTAATAGATTGAATGTTGAAGAATTAATAAATGAGGAGAGCCTATTCTTTCTGGGAAATGGCTATCTTGGTGTCAGAGGGAACTTTGAAGAAGGCTATCCTGATGAATCCCCGACAATCAGGGGGACGTATATCAATGCATTTCACGATATTATTGATATTCCTTATGGAGAGAAGTTATATGGTTTTCCAGACACCCAGCAGAAAATGTTAAATGTTCAGGATACACAATCGGTTCACATTTATCTAGGCGAGGAGGAGGAGTTGTATACCCTTGAACAGGGTCAGGTTCTTAATTATTCTAGAAAACTATTATTGGATGAAGGAAGCACAGCTCGGGAGATTTATTGGAAATCACCGCTTGGCAAAGAGTTGAATATCCGCTTTGAACGGCTTGTTTCTTTTGTCCATCGTGAACTATTTATGATCAAGTTGACTCTGATACCCGTTAATTTCTCGGGAAAACTGAAGGTCGTTTCGAGCGTTAGTGGGGATGTGGAGAACTACGTGAATGAAGAGGATCCGCGGGTAGCCACGGGCGAGGCAAAGCGTCTCCACCTTAGCAGGTTACTCGTCAATGAAGATGTCGGTTATATAGAAAGTCAGGCCGAGGTGTCCCGCTTACTTGCTGGGTGCATGACAAGGCATTATACGGATGTGAATGCTGAAATGTCGGTGTATAAAGATGATCATTCAAAACAGCTGCTTTTTGAATATGTGTGGGAGGCGGAAGAGTCTGTGCCGGCTTCTCTAACTAAGCGAACTATTTTTGTAGATTCCTTAAGGCATGAAGGAGATTTATATGAAGCGGCTATTCAGCTCCAACAGTCTCTTGAAGATTGGAGGGATGATGAACTTTTTCACAAGCAAAAAGAATATATGGTACAGTTTTGGCGCCATGGAGATGTTCGTGTTGGCGGTGACTTCAAACTTCAGGAAGGATTGCGATTTAACCTTTATCATTTACTGCAATCAGTAGGCAGAGATTCGTACAGCAATATCTCAGCTAAGGGGTTATCTGGAGAAGGTTATGAGGGTCATTACTTCTGGGATACGGAAATTTATATGTTTCCGGTCTTCCTAATGATTGCCCCGGATCTTGCCAGAAAACTATTAATCTATCGCTATTCCATTCTAAGCCATGCGAAGAACCGCGCTGCTGAGATGGGACATCAGCAAGGGGCTCTTTTTCCATGGCGAACGATCAGTGGTAAGGAGTGTTCCTCTTACTTTCCAGCAGGGACGGCACAGTACCACATAAGTGCTGACATTGCCTATAGTTATATTCAATATTATCAAGCCACCGGGGACACAGACTTTTTATTGGATTATGGTGTCGAGCTGCTAGTAGAAACAGCCAGGCTTTGGATGGATGTTGGTCATTTAAACAAAAATGGGTTCTCGATCAATAATGTCACAGGTCCTGATGAATACACGGCAATCGTGAATAATAATTATTATACAAACGTGATGGCCAAGCATAATTTAATATGGGCAGTAAAAGCGTATCAACTTGCCAAAAGAAAAAATTCAAAGAGGGTGAAGGACCTTGCTGAGACCTTATGTCTTACTAAGGAAGAACTTGAGGAATTTAAACAAGCTGCTGTTACTATGAATTTGCCTTATGATAGCCAATTTGGCATAAATCCTCAAGATGACACCTTTTTAAATAAGGCTGTATGGGATATGAAAAATACACCAGCCGACGAATTTCCTTTGCTGCTTCATTTCCATCCACTAACTCTTTATCGTTATCAAGTGTGTAAACAGGCTGATACTGTGCTGGCTCATTTTTTGCTTGAAGATGAACAGGACTTTGAAACGATACGGAATTCATATAACTACTATGAAAAGATCACCACACATGATTCATCACTCTCAACGTGTGTATTCAGTATGATGGCCGCTAAGCTTGGTGACCTTGAAAAAGCTTTCCATTATTTTGGGGACTCTGCTCGACTAGACCTGGATAACATGCATGGTAATACGAAGGACGGGCTTCACATGGCTAATATGGCAGGGAGTTTTATGGCGATTGTATTTGGATTTGCCGGGCTACGTATCAAAGAAAATGGATTGCATTTTACCCCGAAACTTCCTGAGCAGTGGAGTGATTACTCATTCCATGTTCATGGACAGGGGCAGCTCATTTCCGCCTGTGTTACATCACAGTATATGAGGCTGAAATTGATCGATGCTAACCGCCCTGTAGAGGTGCATGTGAATGGTTTGCACTATCGCATAAAACCAGATGAGACGTTAAAAGTTTTCCTGGCAGATTAA
- a CDS encoding carbohydrate ABC transporter permease: MANRSSSTSSKKKLVFVLILCFYLVVVVFPFLWILITSFKSIGEIFGNHPFRIIPENPTIEHYANVILERGILNAVWNSLVVSGVTTIYIVFVATMASYAISRFEFFGKNLLLGVVLAVSMFPQMIVIGPIYNLFVDLGWTNSYGITLPYSSITLPLAVWILVTHFNQIPIALEESAKMDGANRFQTLFRIVFPLAAPGVFTTAIIVFITAWNEFVLAITINSDAAYHTVPVAISFLRTQFEILWGQVAAATIIVTIPTLLIVLFFQKRIVSGLTSGGVKE; the protein is encoded by the coding sequence ATGGCGAACCGCTCTAGCTCCACATCATCTAAGAAGAAACTGGTTTTCGTATTAATCCTATGCTTTTACCTCGTTGTTGTTGTATTTCCCTTTCTGTGGATTTTAATCACCTCCTTTAAGAGCATAGGTGAAATATTTGGCAATCATCCTTTTCGCATTATCCCGGAGAATCCAACAATTGAGCATTATGCCAATGTCATACTTGAGAGGGGGATCCTGAATGCGGTCTGGAATAGCCTGGTCGTTTCAGGTGTTACGACCATCTATATCGTTTTCGTCGCGACTATGGCCTCCTATGCCATCTCACGGTTTGAGTTTTTCGGGAAAAATCTATTACTAGGTGTTGTCCTGGCTGTATCTATGTTTCCGCAAATGATCGTGATTGGTCCGATTTATAACCTATTTGTAGATCTTGGCTGGACGAACAGCTATGGGATTACGCTACCTTATTCCTCGATCACTCTTCCGCTGGCGGTATGGATTTTAGTGACACACTTTAATCAAATTCCCATCGCTTTAGAAGAATCAGCTAAAATGGATGGCGCCAATCGCTTCCAAACGTTATTTAGAATTGTATTTCCACTGGCGGCACCAGGGGTTTTTACAACAGCTATCATTGTGTTTATTACGGCTTGGAATGAATTTGTGCTCGCTATAACTATTAATTCTGATGCGGCTTACCATACTGTACCTGTTGCAATCTCGTTCTTGCGGACACAATTCGAAATTCTTTGGGGACAGGTGGCTGCTGCTACGATCATCGTCACGATCCCTACACTATTAATCGTCCTATTTTTCCAAAAACGGATTGTCTCTGGATTGACGAGCGGCGGTGTAAAAGAATAA
- a CDS encoding carbohydrate ABC transporter permease has translation MKKMGFRGSFFIIPIIILIAVFSVWPVVQSFTYTFFDYQLNDRTKAGLYLNERFNVELYNESSTYVNLFLKRDMPNITDPEDVAKVEKLLARLDQLDKEFEDKSGVVNINEEVKNKVELIYEDARELVAALSEKYELQTEQNLPKIVNDIDRSMIESNFVGLENYKKAFQDDFVWVALKNTLVFTFSSVALELVLGLGMAMIMNKSMRGQGFIRTSSLIPWAIPTAVAALMWSYLYDGTAGIVAQMFASIGLINEPTDLLLTSGGAMTAAILADVWKTTPYMALLLLAGLQTIPKSLYEAGAIDGADKAQQFFRITLPLLKPAILVALLFRTLDAFRVFDLIYVLTGGGPGGSTETLSIYSYKVMFAQTNFGYGSVIVMIMFVCVAIIATVYVKILGANVMEKN, from the coding sequence TTGAAGAAAATGGGCTTTCGCGGATCATTTTTCATCATACCCATTATCATACTCATTGCTGTATTTTCTGTATGGCCGGTTGTTCAATCTTTTACGTACACCTTTTTTGATTATCAATTGAATGATCGCACAAAAGCAGGTCTGTATTTAAATGAACGTTTTAATGTTGAACTATACAATGAATCATCGACCTATGTAAACTTATTCCTCAAGCGTGATATGCCGAACATTACAGATCCGGAAGATGTAGCAAAAGTTGAAAAACTGCTGGCAAGACTTGATCAGCTTGATAAGGAATTTGAAGACAAGTCCGGTGTAGTGAATATTAATGAAGAAGTAAAAAATAAAGTTGAATTGATTTATGAGGATGCCAGGGAACTGGTCGCTGCTTTGAGTGAGAAGTATGAATTACAAACTGAACAGAACTTACCAAAAATCGTCAATGACATAGATCGAAGTATGATTGAATCCAATTTTGTTGGCCTCGAGAATTATAAGAAAGCTTTTCAGGATGACTTTGTTTGGGTTGCTTTAAAAAATACTCTCGTTTTTACGTTTTCCTCTGTAGCTCTTGAGCTGGTGCTCGGTCTCGGGATGGCCATGATTATGAATAAATCGATGCGAGGTCAGGGGTTTATTCGAACTTCCTCTCTTATACCTTGGGCGATCCCGACAGCTGTGGCAGCCCTTATGTGGAGTTATTTATATGACGGAACCGCTGGGATAGTAGCACAAATGTTTGCCTCTATAGGATTGATCAATGAACCCACGGATCTTTTACTGACCTCAGGGGGAGCCATGACGGCAGCGATATTAGCAGATGTGTGGAAAACGACACCGTACATGGCACTGCTATTGCTTGCCGGTCTGCAGACGATCCCAAAATCACTGTATGAAGCAGGAGCCATTGATGGAGCCGATAAAGCACAACAGTTTTTTAGAATTACACTGCCTTTACTAAAGCCGGCCATCCTGGTAGCCCTGTTATTTAGAACCCTCGATGCATTCCGTGTATTTGACCTTATTTACGTATTAACTGGGGGCGGTCCAGGCGGCTCGACAGAAACATTATCTATCTATTCCTACAAAGTCATGTTTGCCCAGACAAACTTTGGTTATGGGTCCGTTATCGTTATGATTATGTTCGTTTGTGTGGCAATTATTGCAACCGTCTATGTGAAAATTCTTGGTGCAAATGTGATGGAAAAAAATTAA
- a CDS encoding extracellular solute-binding protein, which produces MKKRLLFLIFVSMLSILVIGCSSGESDSSSGETDTEEEQSGEEEASGEKTIIHFAAQSDSTPATQAAIDTFNEQSDKYKVEWTQMTNDSAQMHDQLLTTLSSGSSEYDVISMDVVWAGEFAGAGYIEPIDIWMEEDGLSYENYNAGSMTSGNFKGKQYTLPYFPDVGLLYFRSDIVSEEDQQKLISGDYTYDDLAAMAEKYMNESGTENGFVYQSKQYEGLTVNATEFTNQFEGIQSGLETMYEFTTSEFVPDDILNYTEAETHTAFETGNSVFARNWPYMFGRLKNPEESGATVTADQVGIAPLPNGGAVGGWLLGVTSNSKNKEGAWKFVKFLSGEEGQKIMSTQGGYLPGYQPLLENQEVLDSNELLTFPGFQEALKGTIARPVSAEYSKASNEIQVAVHKYLSSGEGLEDAVQSVDNAIGE; this is translated from the coding sequence GTGAAAAAAAGGCTTTTATTTTTGATTTTCGTTTCTATGCTTTCGATTTTGGTGATTGGATGTAGTAGTGGGGAAAGTGACAGCTCTAGTGGAGAAACTGATACTGAAGAAGAACAGTCAGGTGAAGAGGAAGCTAGCGGGGAGAAAACAATTATCCATTTTGCTGCACAGAGCGATAGTACTCCAGCAACACAGGCCGCGATTGATACCTTCAACGAACAATCTGACAAATATAAAGTGGAATGGACGCAAATGACAAATGATTCCGCGCAAATGCACGATCAATTATTAACAACACTTTCCAGCGGATCCAGTGAATATGATGTGATTTCCATGGACGTAGTATGGGCTGGAGAATTTGCAGGTGCCGGCTATATCGAGCCCATCGATATTTGGATGGAAGAGGATGGGTTAAGTTATGAGAACTATAATGCTGGTTCCATGACATCAGGTAACTTTAAAGGAAAACAATATACGCTTCCATATTTTCCTGATGTAGGTCTTCTCTATTTCCGAAGTGACATCGTTTCTGAAGAAGATCAGCAAAAGCTTATATCCGGCGATTACACGTACGACGATTTAGCGGCAATGGCAGAGAAGTACATGAACGAAAGCGGAACAGAAAATGGCTTCGTTTATCAGTCGAAGCAGTACGAAGGGTTAACCGTAAATGCTACAGAATTTACGAATCAATTTGAAGGTATTCAAAGCGGACTTGAGACAATGTACGAATTCACAACTTCAGAGTTTGTACCTGATGACATTTTAAATTATACGGAAGCAGAAACTCATACAGCTTTTGAGACAGGTAATTCTGTGTTTGCTCGTAACTGGCCTTACATGTTCGGACGTTTGAAAAACCCCGAGGAAAGCGGCGCTACTGTAACAGCAGATCAAGTTGGGATAGCCCCATTACCTAATGGCGGCGCAGTCGGTGGATGGCTGCTCGGCGTAACGTCAAATTCAAAAAATAAAGAAGGGGCATGGAAATTCGTCAAGTTCTTATCCGGTGAAGAAGGACAGAAGATCATGTCTACACAGGGAGGATATTTACCTGGTTATCAACCATTACTTGAAAATCAGGAAGTTCTCGATTCCAATGAATTGCTAACGTTCCCTGGCTTCCAGGAAGCCCTTAAAGGTACGATTGCCCGACCAGTTTCCGCAGAATATTCCAAAGCATCAAATGAGATTCAAGTAGCTGTACACAAATATTTGAGCTCAGGAGAAGGGTTGGAAGATGCTGTCCAGAGTGTGGATAATGCAATAGGGGAATAG
- a CDS encoding helix-turn-helix domain-containing protein — protein MDSTIKHYMIDQFKQIRMNNRRNEYFHPSFLMEQQLMEAIIKTDEHTAFTLLKNINKDQRPRLAHTPLRSLKNSLICSCTLFTRAVIRAGVDAETSFNLSDAYILEIERRATAEELDTLEFQMLGHFIQMVEDVKEMPYSHVINRAVTHIHEHILDELDLEQIAKACFVSPCYLSHLFKKDVGVSVVQFINEKRVEESKYFLMHTTTSISDIAALFKFCNQSYYTSIFKKHFKLTPKQYRDQQTRRMTIS, from the coding sequence ATGGATAGTACTATCAAACATTATATGATCGACCAGTTCAAACAAATCCGCATGAACAACAGGCGTAATGAATATTTTCACCCCTCCTTCTTGATGGAACAACAGTTAATGGAAGCCATTATTAAAACAGATGAACATACAGCCTTCACGTTATTAAAAAATATCAATAAGGACCAACGTCCCAGGCTGGCTCACACTCCATTACGCTCCTTAAAAAATTCTTTAATTTGTTCCTGCACCCTGTTTACGCGAGCCGTTATTCGTGCCGGGGTCGATGCTGAGACTTCTTTTAACCTAAGTGACGCTTACATCTTAGAAATCGAGCGCAGAGCGACAGCAGAAGAATTAGATACCCTGGAATTCCAAATGCTCGGCCACTTCATCCAAATGGTCGAAGATGTCAAGGAAATGCCTTATTCACATGTCATCAACCGGGCGGTTACACACATTCATGAACATATTCTTGATGAACTGGATCTGGAACAGATCGCTAAAGCCTGTTTTGTAAGTCCGTGTTACTTATCACACCTTTTTAAAAAGGACGTGGGGGTTTCAGTTGTTCAGTTTATTAATGAAAAACGTGTGGAGGAATCTAAGTATTTTCTCATGCATACCACAACTTCCATCTCTGATATTGCAGCTTTATTTAAATTCTGCAACCAAAGTTACTACACCTCCATCTTCAAAAAACATTTTAAGCTTACTCCTAAACAGTATCGTGATCAGCAAACAAGACGAATGACGATCAGTTGA